GAGGTAGTAGTGCATAGTGTCATGGCCAGTCACGacttggcgacggccggaCTGGGAGAATATGCATGGGGATGAATCAAAAAGAGGCAGGGGAGtaacaacaacagcaacactCACCTATCGCACTTGGCCCCCGGTGTCTCGTCGGAGCGGATGcacttggccttggccgacgCACATGGCGCACAGGCGGCGCCCCATTTGGCCGTCGGCAGCTTGCTGCCCTTGTCGGGCGTcctcgtgctgctggagatgccgtcgccgatggtggaggcggtggccgaCATTGCGTGTGTCTTCAAAATCACCTTGGCTGTTTTCCGCGCCtacgcgcccgcgcgcgaaGCCAGCCACGCCGATTTGGCGTGCGCCGTAGACGGTGCGCTACGAGCGTTggtgcgttgcgttgctTGAGAGATCGATCTGCAGATCTCACGATGAGGCGACCGGTGATGATGCTTCAAGTCCGCCggacttttttttttcttctctcccTTCCACTCCCTGTAGGTACGTTAGTTATAGGGGGATTAGCTGCCGCGGTTTAGAGCCACGGAGGGGACGACAGGGTGGTGCTAAAAGCATAGTCTTGCGTCAAGTTCCTCGGCTCGCTCCCGCGGCTGGCTTTCTTTATCAGTCAATGCGTCGGCTCCCTGTTGAAGAAGAATCCACTGCCACCAACAAGTCCGCTTTCTGCGGATGGAAAAGTCCGTTCGTTCCGCGCACTGCGCCAGAGGCTGTGGCAAAGCACTAAGATGGCCTGATGATGGTCGCGCGCCATGATTGGCCTCGCTGGCCGGGAAAAACGGAGAAGCCACCCAAACGCAGTTGCGTCAGCGAGGCGCAAGGGTTCGGGGAGCCTGATGATGGTAATAACTTCTTTCGTACTCCGTAACTTGCACCTAGATATGTCGTACTACGTGCCTCGTGAGACGGCCGCTCTCCGAAGCTATGCCTCGTATTTCGGCACTTTTGTCTTCTTCTCAGTCTTCTAAAGAGAGCGTGGACCAATTTGAATTTCTCTTCATGAGCTCTGCAGTTGACTGCAGCATCTACATGTGCTTCGTACCAAGGGCAACATAATAACTGACCGACTGCAAAACGACGCCATGTATCAATACACCATATGCTACATTCCCGTGCCTGGCTCGCGGCAATAGTAGAAGCCTCCCAAAGCTGCCGCCTGTTGTAGCCCCGTTCAACTCTCGCGCTCCCATCGTGTCGCGTCTACTTGGACCTCGATACGCCCGCTCCAATCACGCCcggcagcttctcctcgcccACGTTGAAGAGCATCGAAATAGACATCCACAGAATCCACACAATGGCCAGTGTGAACCCTGCGAACAACCAGAAAGGCGCGCTAATGTCCGACTTGGCGCACGTCGGGCCTGCCCAGTGCGTCAGGCTGCCCGAGTCGCTGCGCGTGCTCAGGCAGTGGCATGCGTAGCACACCTCCTTTCCATCAGTGCCGTCCCCGTTGGCGTACTTGTTGAGGCACGACCCGTGCTCCGAGCAGTTCCCCGTCGCCTTGATGCAGCTATCTTTGGAGTTGAAGCACGCCGCAATCGGGCCCTTGGCCGTGAAAATGGTGCTCTGCCCAGcaggcgaagacggcgccggtgACTGCACTGACTTGTCGAGCGAAGTCATAACCTGCTCGGCCTGTCGCCGGCGCAGTTCCTGCGACTGGTCGGCCCACGACTTGGACGTCGCGGTTGATGGCAAGAGAATGATGGccgtctcgagctcgccggctTTGGCAAGCTTAGACAACTGCGCAAGCTTCTGGATGAGTTGCTTGAGAACGTCGGGATCCTGCGAGTGTCAGCCTCGTCCACATCGTTGTCCTCCGTCAGACACGACCCTGCATACCTTCTTGACATCGAATTTGGCAACGGCAGCCTGCTTGCCGCCCCAGCACTCTTCAAGGGGGTTAACAACCTGCTGAACAGTGCATTTGTTGTCGTTGGACACGCCCgggcggccaaggtcgatTCTGATGAGCTCGTCGTGAGCAtttgacgacggcgggtcGGCAATTGTGAACGCGGGCTTCGTCTTGAATTGGCGCCCCAGGCTTTGAATTTGCTCCTCCGTCATGCCCTCCAGCATCATGacgagctggctgggcggctcGCTAGCACCgtcggcgaagagggcgggcggcggcttgccgAACGTGTTCAtcgcggagacggcggcatcgacatcgGCGTCCGTGGGGATGTCGTGGATGGACGGGCCCTGGCCGATCGGGgccaggcgctgcagcaggacgaggcgggcgaggctgcgcgacatggacggcgtcttggacgatggcgccgagcgcgtcggcACAAGGAacacctcggcggcgggctgtgcAGCTACGGCACAGCCAGCAAAGGCTGCGAGCAGCCCGGCGGAGAGCTTCATGATGGTGGCGGACTCGCGAAGCTGTGGTGCGTTGCGTGCGTCGTTGAGGGAGCTTCCAACGTCACCAGGCGAAGCACGATCCACGTACTTCAATCGTAGGCACCCTCTCTCAGCTGGAGTGGAACCGGGACAGAGGGAGACGCTAACTCGCCAGCCGCCTGAGCCACCTGGCAACGTCAGTGCCAGCACCCCCGTCGGAATACCGGGCCCAGATAACTCCGGTCCGGGCGCCACCACTGCCTCCTGCTTGTCGCAGCGCACATGCGCCACTGCCCGCCCACTGGTGTAACCACCAACGCCAAGTAATTTATTGCTCCGTCACCAGTCCGTGATTTCGCCAAGCGACACCGTTGCGGGACGTGTTCTTTGCGTTGTTTCCTTCTGCTCAGTATCCATATCGTTGCAACAATCATCGcttcccctccctctcccaaTCTTCGGCCTgccacggcacggcacggcacgagGCATGCTGccacgcgcggcggccgcctttgGGCGAGCCTCCAACGCACTCATCCCCGCCACCAGACAACGACTAGCGGCTCGCCCACATCGCATCGTCCGCCGAAACATATCACTCCTGCCCTGGAGGCGAAACAAGGTGCAGGAGCCACTGCCCGTGTACTTTTCTCGAATACCGTCACAATCACGAACGGGGGTATGGCGAAGTCGCCTCGGGTACGTTGTCTACGTTGTCGTCTTGGGAGGAGCACTGCTGGGGCTGGATCGAGGCTGACGGGCGTAGGCGCGTCGCGTTCACGACGTTTGCGCTGTACGCGTGCTGGCAGATATTCGCGACCGTCGTGATTGACCCCCTGCTCGACTGGGCCGATCACGAATGGGAGGCCCTTTCGGAGAAGGAAAAGCAAGAGATGGAGGAGTTCaccgaagaagacgagccTATCCTCTTCCTGCCGTTCCCGTTCACGACCAAAGAGGTTCAGCAGCTGCCGTACAAGGGCTCCGATCCAGAATGGGCCATGTTCGTGGCCGTCAACAAGGACAAGCAGCTGCAAAAGGATATCAAGCGTGCGTACTCTGCCAAGCACTCGATCGAACGAACATGACGATGCTGACGGCGCATTAGTTGGCCTTGCAGAGATTATTCGCCGCAGCGTGGAGCATAATCCTCCCTATGTGAAGCTTCTCGGAGGAGACATCAAGCTCAAGAAGATGTGGCTTGACATCATCTACCCTCCAGGACCGCCACCCAGGCACTACATCTCTGGGTATGTCGACCGTTCCTCCCACCCCTCTCTTGCCTACCGTTCATGGGCTGACCGCCGCGTACAGTGTCGTGGTCGATGAGGACGGCATCTACTGGGGTGACCGCCCCATAGACTCCTTGGCCGCGACCCACCTGAACATGGCCATATATcccaaggccgtcgccatgacCGTATGGACATTTGTCAACTTCCTCTTCAAGCAGACAGCCCAAGACGTCGCCAAGGCCCTGGGATTaggctcgtcgccgcacgAGGAGACATCCTGGCAGTCCGTCACCCTCGATCGGTGGCGAGAGCAGGGCTGGGGCGAACAAGGAGCCTTCGGCGGCCCGGGTAagcagcccgccagcgcctcggcccagcagcccgagAAGCAGCCCGCCGGCTTTCCCATACAGACAGCCGGTGGCAATATCCTCGGCGTGCCCTTAAGCGGCGAGTCCCAGATGGATCCTCGCATTCAGGCAGCTCTCCAGGCCGCCAGCATGACCTTTTCCAGGCACTGGCAGCCCGCCATGCAGCCCCCCACCCGCggctgcatcgtcgtcgatggcatcatcgagctgcagggcaagactgccgtcatggccgtctttGTCCTGGGGTGGTACGATCCCAAGCAGAGGAGGTTTGTAGGCATACACACGGGCCTCAAGCACCTCGTTCAGCTCAAGCAGCGACCTGCTGGTGGCTGACGCTGGTGCTCTCGGATGGATTCTGTTGACTGATGCGGTCAACTATCCGTCAAGATGAGTGACGAGGGTGATATTTTTGTGTCTGCTTATTTGTATGTATACAGTAGCACGAGCATGGCTAGGCGCTGGAAAGGCTCTGTTTTTGATACCATAGAGCACGGGAACCCACTACAGAAGTCATGAATCTTTCAATGTTTATCGACTTATAATCTCTGTTGGTGATGCTAGCAACTTATACGAAACAGAACACCGACCCCTGGCGCGCTACCTCGCGCATCTCGCAGCCTTACAATTCAGAtccagccgccagcccgccagctATAGGGCGCACACAAGCCATCCACAGAACGCCTAGTTTGAAACGCCTTTATCCTGACGCATCCTCCACCAGCTGGAGCTCGCCCAGAGTAGCACTTTGCGATCGCTGAAGCCGCAAGATTTCACGGCGCCTCCTAGGAGGAGGATCAAAGGGCCCCCCCGGCGGTCCTCAAGTCCTCATTATGTTGGCAAAGACGGTAAACACCTCGAGCTCCGCGTCCGGGCCGCCGGGCTCACGCTCGTCGCGCGGGATGGCCGCGATGAGGTGCGCCTCAATGACGTTGACTCCATGGTGGAGGCCGACCTCGAAGGCGCGCTCCTCCCGCAGCTGGCCGGGGAGGGGCTGCATGACGGGCTTGAGGGGTTGTTTGTTGATGAGCACCCAGAGGCTGTACTGGCGATCGTAGAGGAACTCGGGCAGcctgacgacgatgaagagccGGTTGTagtgcggcggcaggttcACGGTGCCGGACTGCTGCAGTTCCGTGGGGTGCGGGAACAGGGTGATGACGTTTGGATGCTCGACTTGCATGTTGGGGTGCAGCTGAAGGCGGAGGCGAGAGATGAGGGCGTCCTTGGAACCTGGGGAAAAAGTCAGCAACAATCGCACATGCAGCAAACACATGGTCTCGACATACTGGTTCCCTTCC
This region of Purpureocillium takamizusanense chromosome 9, complete sequence genomic DNA includes:
- a CDS encoding uncharacterized protein (COG:S~SECRETED:SignalP(1-18~SECRETED:cutsite=VAA-QP~SECRETED:prob=0.4771)~EggNog:ENOG503P7C4~TransMembrane:1 (n3-14c18/19o337-359i)), which gives rise to MKLSAGLLAAFAGCAVAAQPAAEVFLVPTRSAPSSKTPSMSRSLARLVLLQRLAPIGQGPSIHDIPTDADVDAAVSAMNTFGKPPPALFADGASEPPSQLVMMLEGMTEEQIQSLGRQFKTKPAFTIADPPSSNAHDELIRIDLGRPGVSNDNKCTVQQVVNPLEECWGGKQAAVAKFDVKKDPDVLKQLIQKLAQLSKLAKAGELETAIILLPSTATSKSWADQSQELRRRQAEQVMTSLDKSVQSPAPSSPAGQSTIFTAKGPIAACFNSKDSCIKATGNCSEHGSCLNKYANGDGTDGKEVCYACHCLSTRSDSGSLTHWAGPTCAKSDISAPFWLFAGFTLAIVWILWMSISMLFNVGEEKLPGVIGAGVSRSK
- a CDS encoding uncharacterized protein (EggNog:ENOG503P2X0), with the protein product MLPRAAAAFGRASNALIPATRQRLAARPHRIVRRNISLLPWRRNKVQEPLPVYFSRIPSQSRTGVWRSRLGRVAFTTFALYACWQIFATVVIDPLLDWADHEWEALSEKEKQEMEEFTEEDEPILFLPFPFTTKEVQQLPYKGSDPEWAMFVAVNKDKQLQKDIKLGLAEIIRRSVEHNPPYVKLLGGDIKLKKMWLDIIYPPGPPPRHYISGVVVDEDGIYWGDRPIDSLAATHLNMAIYPKAVAMTVWTFVNFLFKQTAQDVAKALGLGSSPHEETSWQSVTLDRWREQGWGEQGAFGGPGKQPASASAQQPEKQPAGFPIQTAGGNILGVPLSGESQMDPRIQAALQAASMTFSRHWQPAMQPPTRGCIVVDGIIELQGKTAVMAVFVLGWYDPKQRRFVGIHTGLKHLVQLKQRPAGG